In Canis lupus familiaris isolate Mischka breed German Shepherd chromosome 9, alternate assembly UU_Cfam_GSD_1.0, whole genome shotgun sequence, a single window of DNA contains:
- the EVI2A gene encoding protein EVI2A, whose protein sequence is MEHRWLYLHLTLLMTIVFSWSPGTNANYTQLWANNTAVWERDIQNQMGRNQDENINTNPTTSAIDKSSNSVNRTEITSSLVTSLTPKSELELYIPSVIRNSSPTVQSTENTTKDHREIFKKEVCEENNNKMAMLICFVIIAVLFLICTLLFLSTVVLANKVSSLRRSKQVGKRQPRSNGDFLASSGLWPAESDTWKRAHQLTGPNLMMQSSGTLIATRGRKDEGGTEKLTN, encoded by the coding sequence ATGGAGCACAGATGGCTTTACCTGCATCTCACCCTTCTGATGACGATAGTTTTTTCTTGGTCTCCTGGAACAAACGCAAACTATACCCAACTGTGGGCTAACAATACTGCTGTCTGGGAGCGAGATATTCAAAATCAGATGGGCAGAAACCAAGATGAAAACATTAACACAAACCCTACAACTTCTGCAATAGATAAAAGCAGTAACTCTGTAAACAGGACTGAAATAACATCATCTCTGGTCACATCTCTAACTCCTAAATCGGAACTGGAGCTTTATATACCTTCTGTTATCAGGAACAGTTCTCCAACAGTACAGAGCACAGAAAACACAACCAAAGATCACcgtgaaattttcaaaaaagaggTCTGtgaggaaaacaacaacaaaatggctATGCTAATTTGCTTCGTTATAATTGCAGTGCTTTTTCTTATCTGCACCCTTCTATTTCTATCAACTGTAGTTCTGGCAAACAAAGTCTCATCTCTCAGACGATCAAAACAAGTAGGCAAGCGTCAGCCTAGAAGCAATGGTGATTTCCTGGCAAGCAGTGGTCTCTGGCCTGCTGAATCAGACACTTGGAAAAGAGCGCACCAGCTCACAGGGCCCAACCTAATGATGCAATCTTCTGGAACACTTATAGCTAcaaggggaagaaaagatgaaGGAGGAACTGAAAAACTCACTAACTAA